Genomic segment of Planctomycetota bacterium:
GGCGAATCTCGTCAATGACCTCTTCCGCCGTCCGCTCCCGCAGGCACCGCTCGGCGGCCTGGAAGCCGCCGGCGGCCAGGTACTCGTCCAGGTCCAGCGGGTCAATCCGGCCGAACCCTTCGGTGGCCAGGTGCTGCTGCGGGCCGAGAAAGGCCGCCACCGGCGGGTCGCGCACATCCATCGCATAGCGCGCGACGGGCTGCCACGCCTCGTCCGTCAGGAGCGCATCGAGTGCTCGCCCCGCGGCGGCACGCACGCGCCGCGAAAGGCCGCGAGGCTTGAAGTGCCTCCGAACGATCGCCCCCGCGTCGTCCGCCTGAACCTGCGCGTAGAACGCGGAGGGCCGCCCCGGCACGACAATCTCGACGAGCGGCGTCTGGTGGCACATACCGACGCACCCGACCCGCTTGACGACGACCGGGGCGCCGGCGTCGGCCACGGCCCGCTCCAGCGCCTCCTGCACTTTGCCGCTCCCGCGCGACACGCAACACGAGCCCAGGCCGATGTGGATCTGCCCGCCCCCGGCCTCGGCCGGCGCCGCGAGCCGCTTCTTGCGCCGGCCGGCGAGCGCCTTCTCGGACGCCAGAAAATCCCGGAGCACCCTCGGCACGAGGTCCGGCGCCATGTGGCCGTACGTCAGGCCGTCGATCTGCACCACCGGCGCGAGCGTGCAGCACCCGAGGCACGCCACTTTCTCCACCGTGAAGATCCGCTCCGGGTCGGTGTCGTCGCCCTCGGCGATGCCGAGGTGCCGATAAAAGGCGTCGTGGACGACGCCGGCGCCTTTGACGTGGCAGGCCGTCCCGATGCAGACGCGGACGAGGTGGCGTCCCATCGGGCGTCGGCGGAACTGCGAATAGAATGTCGCCACGCCCTCGATCCGGGCCGGCGTAATGTCGGTAATCGCGCACACCCGCTCGAGCGCTTCCTCCGGCAGGTAGCGGTAGTGCTCCTGGATGGCCTGGAGGATGGGGATTACCGTCTCCGGCCGGCGGCCGATTTGCCGGACCGCCTCGTCCACGAATTGGAGGTCGAGGTCGCTCATTCTTTCGCGTTTCCGATGGCGAACAGGTGCTTCTCGCCGCGGAGGTAGATGCGGCCGTCGAGGAACGCCGGGCTCGCGTACACCTTCTCGCCCAACTCCGAGCGGCCGAGTTCCTTGAATTTCCTCGTCGCCGAGACGATGAACGTCACGCCCTTTTCGCTCGTCAGGTAGATCGAGTCGCCCACGAGGCTCGGCGACGACCAGAACGCCACATCCAGGTCGTGCTCGTACACGATCCGGCCGTCGCGCGCGTCGTAGCACGTCAGCGTGCCGTACGCCAGCAGCGTCCAGACGAGTCCGCCGCCGGCGAGCGGGCTGACCACGTCCGGCAAGTTGTCGGGCGAGCGCCAGAGGATGCGGCTCTTCGTGACGTCGCCCTGGCCGTCGGCCCGGATGGCCACGAGGTCGGCCCCCGTGTTCACCGCATACACCACGCCGCCCGCGAACACGGGGCTCGGGGCCACGTCGCCCCGCAGGCACTTCGCGCGCCAGACCTCCGCGCCCGTGAGGGGGTTGTATGCGATGACCCACGGGTCGGCCGCCATGACGACCTGCGCCTTTCCGCCCGCGTCAATCACGATCGGCGTCGCCCACGAGTTGCTGACCGGGCGGAGCGCTTCCCAGAGGGTTTTCCCCGTCGCGGCGTTCAGGGCGATCAGGCAGCTCTTGCGGTCCTCCGGACGGCCCTGGTCGTATGGAACCAGCACCATGTTCCGATACATGGCGAGCGAGGCCGCGTGGCCGTAGGTGTTCTTCGCAGCGCCCAGCGACCGCGCCCAGAGGGGTTTCCCCTCGAAATCAAATGCCGCGACGTCGCCGTTCGCGAAGATGGCCGCGACGCGCCGGCCGTCCGTCACCGCCGTCGGAGCCGCATAGCCCGTCGCCTCTTCCACTTCGGGCGGGGGCGCCGCCCTTCCCTCGGGCGTCTCGACCGGCCTCTGCCATCTCAGGCGGCCGGAGCGGGCGTCGAAACAATAGACCTCACGCTTCTTCTCGGTCGCGCCGGTCAGAAAAATCGCGTCGCCCCAGACGACGGGCGAA
This window contains:
- a CDS encoding PQQ-binding-like beta-propeller repeat protein — translated: MTTERRNPFDSRRRAGVAYAVALGAAIVAGAFSLAVGVELVAHWVASQRWDPFDSQELARMREEALKESFSDAALVEKIRGYELSLRREYYYRQAFSRWGGWLLLGGVVVFLAAVKYAADCRNEAPRPAGGAAPEDAPRTASAARWAVGAVALAIVGATAGVIVHFVPAPPTEEPTGAAARYPSPEEIARQWPRFRGPGGVATSAYANIPTKWNGKSGEGILWKTPVPLPGRNSPVVWGDAIFLTGATEKKREVYCFDARSGRLRWQRPVETPEGRAAPPPEVEEATGYAAPTAVTDGRRVAAIFANGDVAAFDFEGKPLWARSLGAAKNTYGHAASLAMYRNMVLVPYDQGRPEDRKSCLIALNAATGKTLWEALRPVSNSWATPIVIDAGGKAQVVMAADPWVIAYNPLTGAEVWRAKCLRGDVAPSPVFAGGVVYAVNTGADLVAIRADGQGDVTKSRILWRSPDNLPDVVSPLAGGGLVWTLLAYGTLTCYDARDGRIVYEHDLDVAFWSSPSLVGDSIYLTSEKGVTFIVSATRKFKELGRSELGEKVYASPAFLDGRIYLRGEKHLFAIGNAKE
- a CDS encoding NAD(P)H-dependent oxidoreductase subunit E, producing MSDLDLQFVDEAVRQIGRRPETVIPILQAIQEHYRYLPEEALERVCAITDITPARIEGVATFYSQFRRRPMGRHLVRVCIGTACHVKGAGVVHDAFYRHLGIAEGDDTDPERIFTVEKVACLGCCTLAPVVQIDGLTYGHMAPDLVPRVLRDFLASEKALAGRRKKRLAAPAEAGGGQIHIGLGSCCVSRGSGKVQEALERAVADAGAPVVVKRVGCVGMCHQTPLVEIVVPGRPSAFYAQVQADDAGAIVRRHFKPRGLSRRVRAAAGRALDALLTDEAWQPVARYAMDVRDPPVAAFLGPQQHLATEGFGRIDPLDLDEYLAAGGFQAAERCLRERTAEEVIDEIRRSGLRGRGGAGFLTGEKWRRVRQAPGEPKYLVANGDEGDPGAFMDRMLLESYPYRIIEGMIVGAFAVGAAEGIFYIRHEYPLAVRRVREALERCRERGILGERVLGTDFRLDLRIMEGAGAFVCGEETAMMASIEGRRGTPRLRPPYPSASGLRGKPTLINNTETFALVPWIVRNGAGAFAAIGTEHSKGTKVFALAGKVVRGGLIEVPMGVTLGTIVEAIGG